The Micromonospora krabiensis genome window below encodes:
- a CDS encoding LacI family DNA-binding transcriptional regulator, giving the protein MQNGGPVKPTLQAVADAVGVSRSTVSNAYARPDQLSAALRQRILQTAKAIGYPGPNPTARSLRRGFVGAIGVLFTSQLSYAFTDPFAIRFLTGVSAAAERHGSSLLLVPLSTDPAEARRAVENAAVDSFCIYCVGDETWVLDAIRDRGLPYVTTAHRADAGPLHRYVGIDERAAARSVAAHVAGLGHRRVALLGDGVLPGAPPGPLRLSTPDEVPSPTTRGRLAGFADAFAAVGVPWSALTVLTAAGNDRDAAAQAVAGLRGLPDPPTAVLACSDVLALGVLDALRAAGGPPVSVTGFDDIAEAATAGLTTVRQPAEEKGRLAGELLLDPPADPTAGQLLLPTELVVRTSTGPVPRS; this is encoded by the coding sequence ATGCAGAACGGAGGACCGGTGAAGCCCACCCTCCAGGCCGTGGCCGACGCCGTCGGGGTCTCCCGCAGCACGGTGTCCAACGCGTACGCCCGCCCCGACCAGCTCTCGGCGGCGCTGCGCCAGCGGATCCTCCAAACGGCCAAGGCGATCGGCTACCCGGGTCCGAACCCGACCGCCCGTTCGCTGCGCCGCGGGTTCGTCGGCGCGATCGGGGTGCTCTTCACCTCGCAGCTGTCGTACGCCTTCACCGACCCGTTCGCGATCCGCTTCCTGACCGGTGTCAGCGCGGCGGCCGAGCGGCACGGCTCCAGCCTGCTGCTCGTGCCGCTCTCGACCGACCCGGCGGAGGCCCGGCGGGCGGTGGAGAACGCCGCCGTCGACAGCTTCTGCATCTACTGCGTCGGCGACGAGACCTGGGTGCTCGACGCCATCCGCGACCGGGGACTGCCCTACGTCACCACCGCCCACCGCGCCGATGCCGGCCCGCTGCACCGCTACGTCGGCATCGACGAGCGCGCCGCGGCGCGCAGCGTCGCCGCGCACGTCGCGGGCCTCGGTCACCGGCGGGTGGCCCTGCTCGGCGACGGCGTGCTGCCGGGCGCACCACCCGGGCCGCTGCGACTGTCCACACCGGACGAGGTGCCGAGCCCGACCACCCGTGGCCGGTTGGCCGGGTTCGCCGACGCGTTCGCCGCGGTCGGGGTGCCCTGGTCGGCGCTCACCGTGCTCACCGCCGCCGGCAACGACCGGGACGCCGCCGCCCAGGCGGTCGCCGGCCTCCGCGGCCTGCCCGACCCGCCGACCGCCGTGCTGGCCTGCTCCGACGTGCTCGCGTTGGGGGTCCTCGACGCGCTGCGCGCGGCGGGCGGCCCGCCCGTGTCGGTGACCGGGTTCGACGACATCGCCGAGGCCGCCACGGCCGGCCTCACCACCGTGCGCCAACCGGCCGAGGAGAAGGGTCGCCTCGCCGGCGAACTGCTGCTCGACCCGCCCGCCGATCCCACCGCGGGCCAGCTGCTCCTGCCCACCGAACTCGTCGTCCGGACCTCCACCGGACCTGTCCCAAGGAGTTGA